Within the Drosophila melanogaster chromosome 3R genome, the region CGCGCCGAGCGGGCGTTGCTAAATAATTTCTCCGGGGCGCTCCGCTGGACAATAggtgtttttttctttggttttttttcgttgGCGTGCgcgtataaataaatagccGAAAGAGCCAGAGAAAAAACAaggcagagaaaaaaaatcgGAGAAAAATCAGTACAAATCAGCGAATAGAAAGTGTATACCGCCTGCACTTGTGCCTGTatgtgcgtgagtgtgtgtgcgagtgtgagtgAGCGAGTGTGTGTGATGTGTGTTAGTGCGCGGGGCGAAGAACACAAGGTgcaaaatgtttacaaaaaaatcgCATGCCGACGTGAAGAAATCCACGGCCAAGTTGCAGGACTCCAAGAAGGATTCCGCCTCCCGACTGCGACACCTACGCATGATATTGGGTGAGTAGAACCTAAGGTATTCCCCTCCAGATCCGAACATATGCTAAGTAACTCACTTAAGCTAGGCATATTTTACAAACCCTTTTCGAAAGTATGTAACTATTTTCCAACCACTCACCGTGGATTTGCCCATTGAAACCAAGGTCTCGCGTTGGCGGTTCTGTTGACTGttaattatttcataatttatttgcattcatAGCAATAACAATGAAACTGGttggctttattttttatgcatatacttttttttcggctcGGTGGGCGTCGTTCGCACCATTTTCGTTCCACGGTGGCTCCGCTCTCAATGACGTTCTGCCCACAGGCcgccaaacaacaacagcgaaaaGTGGATCCACAGTGCTGGCCATTTCCTGTTGGGCACCAAAGAACCTCCACATATGCGATGTGTACCCCACATAAGCCCCCCATTCTTTCAGTGGAAAAacattaatttatgcaaaaacggaaaaaagaTTACAGAAAAACATCTACACATGCTCCGCTATGTGGCAAGCGAAAATGTGTGAAACACGTTAAATGATAAAGAAGCGAACAAGTGAAGCTACAGTGTGAACTCGCTAGGTCGGAcacaatttacaaaaatactcAGCttgctttatttgtttattttctgctTATATCCGTACGTGTTTTACATTGAAAACAGTGACTAAACTTAGCTTATTCATTTGTAAATGAATCAAAtctcaaaaaaatataatatataatgaatgtcatttaaatatgtttttacattttatgtaAATACACCCTTTAGTAGTCAAAACAGCAGGCACGGCATTCTTCTAATTTAAAACGAAATATAAGATGTTACTTAGGATAATGTTATCTTCTCTAATGAAACATGCTTACAACTTTTGATTCGGCTTACAGAATTTGGCCTGTATAAACGAACAATGCACAACAAGTACTGGTTTCGATATGAGCAATCTCCTACCTTCGCCACCTTTTTTCAGTGGCTTTCTTTTTGTGTCACCTCAGCGAACAATTTCAAACAGGTGCCCCCCGCTACAGTAAATTACAAATACACCTGGCTGCCACCCTTCGGCGAACTATTGTTGTTATTCcctattgttgttgctgcccagTTGCCATTGTCCCTTGGCAAATTGCTCGCATTAGACATTCTTACCAATGGCTGCGTTACCAATTATAGTTTTCTAACCAGTACAATAGGAAAATAACACCGAAAAaagctttttattttctgtaaTAAAAAGTTACCAAAACTCTTCTCATGTAatggttttaaaatatataattaaaccaCTTTAAGAAGCTGTTCATTAATGTTACATTAgcttttttcaattatttcaaatgACTATCTTTGGatatattaatacaaatatctTAATATACACTAGAACTTCAGTTCTATTTAATCGAAATAGACTTctctattttgttttttttctgtgcaatGGTATTCGTCTTCGCTCTCTGCGTTTTGGCCTTCTGTTGAAACCGGTTTCAAAGGTTTCTTACTCTGTTTTACCTCTTTGTTTAGCTTTCTTCTGTTTTGCAGTGTGTTTTGCTGATGACAGCAAGCCGGCAATGGCAGTGAACCCCCCTACACCCAACCCCCCACCCTTCATCTACCAGACCCCAACTTCTCTCTGATTCATCACAAATCGCTGAGCACCCATCATAACGTGTTCTTTTCGTAACTCGACTTTTAATAGCTTTCTGGCCTCCAATTTACTGGTTGTTAGTGGGCATATTGTCATGCGTGGTTTGCTATATGGATAAGTTGGGAAACCAACGCCATCGTCTGGATAGGATTTGCGACCTTATCAATAGTGACATGCACAGGTGCTGGGTTTGATGTTGCGTCACTATCTTGGTTGTTGCCCCCTGGCGCCATTTTCTTATCACTGCTTTACAGGGAAAAACTAAGTCTACAATTTGGTAATATTTCAGTTTAATTAGTTTCTTATCTATGTAACGACATCGTTTCAAGTTAATTACTTACGAATATCAGGTGTATTTCAAAGAGAGTGAAATCCGTTTTGTCGATAGCCCTCCTCTCTAATACTTattagaaatatattaaacCAATATATGCAACTCTTATCTCAATTGTTGacctatttatatatatatttcagaTAATGTGGAACTAGAAGAATCGAAGTGCCTGTTCGAGACCAACTACAGTCATGTCTACTTCATACTCTACGACACCTTTATTCAAGCCGAGGCGAATCTAAAACAAAAAGGTAAATTAAGCTATTCTGCGATTAGCACAGATCTGAATATTTAATGTGAACCCAGTACTTTTGTACTCTTGCAAATGTGGTTTTCTCAGCTTATTTATTTGCTGCTTAAAGAGGTTACActagtataaaaaaaaaaaacttagaTCAATGCCAAAATGTGATTGTGTATGTGTCTTATGttgatatttttcattttcgtagatgtaaattgaataattgGTTAAAAAAACAGAGTATCTGCACTTCGTTGACTCGTAGAatacattattgtttttttttttcggcccaTTTAATTTTGGTTAATTTGCGCGTATCTTTTGAGACCTTTTAAGTTCCAGCAATTAAACAAAACCAACAGCGACGACGTTAAATCTTGTGCCTTGTTTGGGTTTCGGTAATCTTTATGCTTTGTCCCATTTTTGGTAGAGCTAGttataaaaaaacaaacgtgATATTCTAAATTGAAATCCTCatctatttctattttacCCCCTTTTCTCTCTCTATTTTTGTAAATTCCCTAACTGGCAGAACTTCCGTTTCACATTGGTAAGTTTATGTGGTTTCTTATTGACTTGAATTGACCATCAAACTGCATTCGCTTTCGCCCCGCGACTTTGCTTTTGAACTCTGTCTACCATACCCATATGTGTCCACTTCCCATGGTCTTTCTTCTTGCGCTTGAAATCTCAGAATCGAATACGAATTGCACCATATGCACATCTCTCTCTTCCACTCTCTCTGCATCTTGTGCTTGTCCAGACATTTCGATTGCATCCCAAATAGCTAGCAGGAATCTCTAAGTTGCTAATGGAGTCTTTTCACCTATTAGAgctcttttaatttattaaaacagTGCACAAGGCGCATCGCGAGGAACTGGACGGTTCACTATGGCTGCTGGAGAAGATCCTGTGCCTTCTGCCGGAATTGTTGGCCCGCCGGTGGCAATGCCATTCCCTAAGTCGCATCATGGCCAAACTATTGCATCTGGGCAACTCGCCCAAGCTGCGACGCGAAGGTGTCAGGTTGGTCAATCCCTTAAGTACAATCCGAAACGAAATCTAATCAAGTTATCCTTCCTCAGATACTTCTTACTGTGGTATCAGACACTAGGCGAAAACGCACCAGGCTACGTGCACGCCATGTACGCGGACCTTATCCCTGGTCTTATTGTACCCCAAAAAGGTGTGGTCGGTCCGGATACAGAGTTCAGTGCCTCGGACTTTCTCACTCATCCAAACATGAAGGCGGACGGCGGGATGGCCTCCGTTTTTCACGACAACGCATTCTCACATCCCGTGCAGAGTTCGGAGGTCGTTGCCCTGTTGCCACCTTCATCTAGCGAAAAATCAGCGCCACCAGATCCACGGGATGGCCTGGAGGTACTGCTAAACAGCATGGTGCACACGGCGGCCTGCCTAAGATGGCGGGATAATAGGGCACAAAAGGATCATCGGGCATTTGCCTTCCTGCTGCAGCGATTTATGGATGTTTTCCTACCAGTATTTTCACCCAACTTCGATGTCAGTTGCTCCATTTACAATCCGCGATTGGATTTGCCCGTCATGCGATCCATAAACAAAAAGGAAGAGGTAATGGCCTCTTGCGTTGTGGTCTTAATCAACTGGGTATCACGTTTCACCCACGAGCGCTTGCTGAGCCACCGATTGGATTGCACCTTACACATCGAGGACGTGGACCAAGTGCGTCTACACGGCTACCAGCAGGGTCTAATTGTCCGGGATGTGTTATATGTTAACCGCGAGAACATCAACTTTGTGCACGAGGTGTATCGTCAGGCGTTTTTGCTTAACTTCACTTCGAAGCCGCAAATAGAAGCAATTCGCACAGCCATCGCAGTTTATCGCGACTGGATGACAGGCGAGACGCCTCCACCGTTTCTATTGGAGCCAAACGATGATCCACCGCCTCCATCGAATGCGGGTGGAACTCCCAGGAGTCAACGACTTCGCACACCATCTTATGTGGGCGCTATTGCAGGCTCCAAAGATCAGTTGGTAGTTAGAGCTGGCCGACAAAATGTGTTACAGGTAAGTAAACTGTTTTATCCTGACTGAATTGcctatttaatgttttatattttattctaGGTCTTTGTGACCAATGCGGCAAACGTGTTCCTGGTGAACACGGCCAACCTGAACATCTGCTTTCCCACCCGCTCGCGAAGTTATCGCTCCACGCCACTGGAAGAGCAGACGGAGATCTGCAAGAAGGTGCTGAATGTGTACCGCACGATGGTTATGAACACGGAAATGGACACGCGCACCTGGGAGCAACTGCTTATGGTTTTACTGCAGGTGACCTCAATTGTGCTACACCAAAATCAGCATACATTGCCAAGTGGCACCAACAAGAGTGCCACTTTGGGCGGGATCCTAGGGTCAGCTATATTCCAAACTCTCATTGTCACATGGATACGAGCGCACACCAAAGTGCCTGTCAACGTGCTGCTGtgggaaaagtttttaaatgtCCTGCAATCTTTGACGCACCGCGAGGAGCTCATTATTGAATGGAATAAGACGATTCAAACTCTGACGCGTGTGTTCTCGCGATACACTTATGGCATAAACTTGCTGGATCTACCTTTGGATCGAGTGGCTGAGAGTCGCGCGGAAAAGAGACGTCGCATTGGCAGCGTCTGGCAGGGATCGGGATCAAACAGCGCTGCTAATGGAGGAagtgctgcttctgctgcaaTTAGCCAGAACAGACAGCGGGAATCTCTGGCGGAGTCGAGTAGCAGTCGCTCGGAGGAGACCTCGTCGCAGGTGCCTCTTCCAAATCACCCTCGACCTCATCACCAGCACACGCAATCCCAGGGAGGCACTGGCCATGGAACACGACCGATACCTTTAACTCCCATGCTAAGTAGAAGCTACAGCGAAGGAAGCCTGGCTTCAGCGGCTCGTAGTTCGAGGATACGACGTCGACGGGCGGCCACTCCCAAGCCCAAGGCGCTACAGCCGTCACAACTCGCAGAGAACCGCATTAATCCGCAGGACTTGCGGCGCGCCATGTCCCTTGATTCGTTGGCGCGGAAAGGTGATGCAGAGGAAACCGATAGCTACCAGGAAGGAGACAATGAAAGTGGAGCTGGCTCGAGGAGTCCGTCACCCACAGCCAGCAGTGGAATTGAAGGTGGCTCCATCAAGGATGCCCAACTGCAGATTGATGCGAGCTTGGATGATGCAAATTCTGGTAGTTACGGAAGTGGCAGTAACTCGGGCAGTATTTCCGGACGTCGCTGTATTATTCTAGGAGGCTCAGCAGAGGGTTGGCATCCAGATTCCACTTCCATTATGTGGAAACGCATGCTTGGCGCTCTAGGAGATGTTAATCGCATTCCCAAAGCTGATTTACACGCCCAGGTGTTTATGCATCTGCTAGAAATGACGCAAAATCTCATCAAGATCAAGCAGAACCAAGGAATATCCACGGATAATCAGAACACGCAACCGATGCCACCTTTGGTACCACCCATTGGAATCGTGGCACCATGGTGTTACGGATCCCTTTCTCTGGATCGCTCTTTCAAGAAGGGCAAACTCTGGGCCCTTCAATTGCTCTGTTCGCTTGCGATTCAAGGTGCTGTCAACATGCAACAGCTGCCCTTGTTCTATCATGCTCTCCATCAGCTGCTGACTGGCGAGGATCGCGACTTGATTTATGCAATTCTTAAGCACCTAGAAGGGCCTAGGCTCCTAAGTTTGCTTTTGCCAGGACACACCCTGCTGCTGTTGGACTTGGTCCATGCAAGTGCTATACTGCTGACTTCTCTGGAGGTCTCTAGGAGCACACCAAGAGCGGAAGTTGCTGCTCTTCTGGGATCACTGCTATGTTATCCGTCCTCGTTGCTGACACGTTCCGTTCTGCAGCCCACGCCGCAGAAGTTTGAGCTTATGGAATGTTCGGACTTGCAAGATCACATCCTGAACATTGTGCTGCGATGCGCCAGGCGAGAGCCTTCAGCCAAGGCACGATGCATTGCACTCTCTCAGCTCGGACAGTGGTTGCTAATGCGCCTGTCTCAGCCACTGCCGGCTTCGAATTCCGGAAGGGCTAACCTCTTTCAACAAGCGGTGCCGCATCACAAGGATGTGCATCCTAAGGCGAGCAGTGTCTACAATCCGCGCATAAAGGAGGTGCTACAAGTGCTGCTCCAGGCGTTGCAGTTTAAGCATCACACCATTGCCATTGTAGCGGTGGATTCCTTAAAGTTGTGTGCCGAGCGTGGACGCCAACTGGCGGCTATTGAAAGAGTTCCCCAGCTAATCATCACTGCCATCTGCAAAGCTTTGGAAATTCAAAGCGTAACCAAGCCTAAGGATTCCGACAAAGTGGTGCTGACTTCTCTGATGTTGTGCCTGGGCGAATTCTGTATGGCTATTCCGGCTCCTATTATGCTGACGCCCTTCAACGAACAAGGTGATACGCTAGTGCTCCAGGTGCTCAGGGTACTGTTGCAAGTTGCTTCCGGTGCTCCGCGTCATGAGAGAGTGAAACTGACGGCCGATGATGACTTTGATATGCACATCGCACACGACGATCTTCAAGGCGATGGACGCCTGCCGGAAGCCACCTATCAGACCTCCGAGACCATCCAGAAGTGCATTACAGCCATTAAGCTGTGTGCCAAAGCAGTGTCCATGCATTTGGTCACCCACATCGGTCACTTTCCGATGGGAATCGGAGCATCTCGTTTGAGTTCCATGGTCGAGGAGCAGGATGACATTGGAAATGCCGCCTATGGTGGTCAGGTGGAGACGAGGCGCGATTCTGTGGAGCTTCCTTCCGTTGTAAGTGCCCAAAATATGCAGCTTTTCATGCTAAATTCTGGTCTGGTAGCCAGTTTTATTGAGCTGCCAACATTAAAACTACCCGGTGGAGGTATAACCGCTGGCTTGGTTACAGCCGATAAGCAAGTTCGGGTCTTAATGAGGGATCTCAATGGAAAAGCTTGCTGGGACGCTTCTATCTTGTATTCAGAACCGCGCAATGCGGAGGAGCCTCCAAAAACCACACCAAAGATTCAACATAGCCAACCGTTGGATTCCATGGCGACCTCCATGGTGACACACACACCAAGTCCTCGACACACTTTGCGACACCGACCGGCGGGAGTGCTGCCATTGGCCAAGGACATGGCTCCGGATCTGGATCAATTGGACGATATGTTGGCCTATATTGGACACACCAGTCCAGAGTGTGTGGCACCCACTGTAAGCCAGCTGAATGCTCCAACGGCCAGTCCTCTGAGTGGAAACCAAGAAGCTCAGGCCATTTCGGTAATTCTGAATCAACGCCTTTTGGAGCAGGAGTTTGTGACCCACTCGACTCAGGCTCCATCGCCGGCATTGCGACACGCCAGCTCGAATTCCTCACTGCAGCAACCGGATcagaggtcactgcactccaCAACAGCCTCCTTTGATTCCTTACCAACCCGCACAGAGATGCCGTTCCAATATTGCCGGCTGCTCTTTTCACATTTGGGACTAGCTGGCTGGGAGCGACGGTCTAGGACGCACTTGCTTCAGAGGAGCGAAAAACTCATGAGAGAACTGCGGAACGTTGATCTCCAAAAATGCCGGGAAACCCACAAAATGGCGGTTATTTATGTGGCCGCCGGGCAGGAAGATAAGGGAAGCATCCTTAGGAATACGAGTGGAAGCAGCACCTACGAGATGTTCGTTTCTGCCTTGGGTTGGGAAATCGATCTGGAGACACACAACGGCTTCTTGGGCGGATTACCACGCCAAGGATGCGGAGCTACAGCTCCCTATTACGCTACCCCTTTTCTCGAGGTGGTTTACCATGTGGCCACCAGGATGCCCTCGGATTCTTCGGAGGCCATGCTACTGAAGACGCGGCATCTTGGCAACGATGAGGTTCACATTGTGTGGAGCGAACACAATCGGGATTACAGGCGGGACATATTGCCCACTGAGTTTTGCGATGTGCTGATTGTGGTTTATCCGCTGCGGAATGGTTTGTTCCGGGTGACTGTGAACAGGAAGCCTGAAGTTCCATGGTTTGGACCATTGGCCAACGAGAGCGTGGTAAGTGGCGCCTGCTTGGCCACTCTTATTCGGGCAACCGCAATCAATGCCAGTCGAACGAAGCGCGCTGCCCTGCCGCTCTACCAACAATTGTAAGTTAAAtttatatgctattttattgtatatgcTGAGTGACTTTTTTCTGCAGCTATGAGGAGCGCAACCGGTCGTTGGATAGCGTATCATCTCGGTACAAGGAGAGCACCACTTTCGAAGACTTTGCCAGCCGCATCTACAATCCCATGCCGCTGTCTACGCTGGGCACACTAAGGGAATCCAATGCCAGCAGCTCGGCCGCACCTCTGGCTTCTGCATTGCTGGATCACAATCGTGCCTCCGTCAAAGGTAAGCTGAACTGATGGCTTGTGGAGAGCATTACTATAATAACATTTCTATTCATGTAGGTTGGGTACAAGCCTCGATTGATTCGGGGCCCATAATGGGGATTGCGCCATCGGCTTCAGCTGGATCCACCGCGGCCATGGAGGCAGCCACCGGAATGTCCTCCGCTTCGCCGCGTGGCCCTCGAAAACTGGGGGCTCCGTTCAAGAGCGTGACCAAAAAGCATTCGCTGCAGCATATCGCCGTGGGAGGCGGCGCAGGAGCTGGCGGTGACACGCCGCCCGAGAGCCCAACATTGCCGCAGCGACGCTTCAAATAAAACGTGTCCCTTTCCTCCGATTCCTGGTACTACCTGCACCCATTCCCTTCCCCACCAATCGGGCCGCGGGCCAAGCCAGGCCCGAAAAGATGCAGAGAGTTCTAATGCAAACGAAAAGTATTGCGAAACACGTTTCCTCCTATATTAgttgttgtaatttatttcggtttcCAGCTTAGTCAATCAGTGtatttaactatttatttCTACGGCTACCAGTCGAAGGCTTCTCTCTACTACTATCCGCtctatttaatttccaatataACACTGTGTTGTAATGCTTTGCGAATTTTACCTAGTTACAATATGATATCTTTTTACGTATTTATTCAAAAGTCCGATCGCCTGCGATGCGGCTGTATTTTGCGTCCACTCAAACACTAATTTGAAATTATGTTATCTATGCAATCAATTATGTTAATTCATTCGATCTATTTTAAGAGTATTTAGTTAATGAGCTTTAAGCATTCGAGTGCAAATTGATTATCAGCTAGCTGAACAATTGCTTTTTACGCATTTACTCAGTTTTAATCACTGTACTGCGCTGTTTATCCAAAGCAATCTGTTATtcaatattataaatatatttctttccTTTTATGTCACATTTTACGCTTGGCCACAAGACGCAAATTCAAAGAATTCGAAAATCGTTTTAAGTGTCACGCACAAAATGCAAGAATAATCAAAATTCGAACATAGAAACTTGCTCTGCCCATTCAAAGCAAAACATCAACTACTAGTATTATGTAATCGAGCTATATGTATAGGTATAGGTAGCCTAGTTGTAGGCATTCTCTACTATCCAAAACCCTATCAACTGTCGATGGCAATCGTCACTAGGAGTGTGAGTCttagaaaggaaaacaaaacaacagaGTAACTAAAATTGTTCAAACAATCGCCTTTTATTTGTGtgtaaaaatgaaattgttacaAGATGATTTATTAACCAGTATAGGGATGTTCTTCATTTGTATTTCACTGCGAATTGTTTCAACGAATTGATCAAATTGatagatttatatttatatatatttacaccGAGATatgttaattttgtatttatgtaAAACGGGCAACTGAAAGTTAATTGCAATGCCTTTTTGTTGCACAAATGTTTTATGAAATATGTAGTCTAATTAACACAATTAACTTTAAGCgagtaaacatttttgtataaaaaaaaaaaacacaaacaaaacccaataaattgaaaagcaaattaatgctatgtgaaatttgtaactAACACCAAGTAACGCATTATATACAACATACATTTACAACTACGatttaatatgtatattaatttACTAATTTATTTGAGAAACAATCGAGTATTTTTCGTACAATAAATAACGTGAATTTCAAAGAGTTGAGCTCCAGCTGCGAActtgtatttctttttcctgCTTGCCAGATGTTGTTAACGTTTGCTAGTAATTAGCTGGACACGCAATCGCTCTACTGACACTCATTTGGCGTCTCCCAGGTGACCCAGACTTATGGGCCCGGCCCGGAGAGGTCATTGCCTTGACTCCTGTTTTTGGTAGTTTCTTTTTCAGGGGTGGTTCGCACCCGCCCGCCCCCTGAAAGGGACAGACAAGTCGTCTGGCTGCCAGGGATCAGAGATGGCAAATGTCCAGGTACCAAGACAATGGTCTCAGCTAAATGTGGTAAAATTTAATGGTAAAGTATTTAAACATTTGAAcataattacaaataaaatatgaaaatagcTCGCTTATGACTTCTTTTTTGAAATACTAGGTTTCAGATTAcgctatatatttttttgctcGACTTCTATAatctttttttctttgttataCATCCCCCGAAGATAGCCCACCACTCGCAGGGATCTATGAACGCTCTATGCTGTTTGCATAGTGGCGTAACCACCACTATCCAGTGACGCCATAGCATTTGAATTTTCCCCGGAGCAGCGGCAAATACCCCTAATGACCCATAGCCGCTTGGCGTGCGCGCAGTTCTCGTCGAGCGGTCGTGTCGTCTGAACGTCTCCAGTTGtggcttttcttttccatCGGGTCAGACACACCAAGCTAGTGCCAAGTCCTACCGAACTGAGCGAATCGAGTCCAATAATGCGCACTCAAGTGCTAAGTTTTTGTTTAGCAATTTTGCTAATTGTTTGTCTGTTGTAAACGACGAAAAAGACGTATGTAATTAGATGCGGCTGCCAAGTGCCGCGGATCAGAGATGGGTAGCCGGCCGCAGAGGATACGCCGGATTGGTGATAGTCTGCAGATGCTAACCCGGGAAGCCAGAAGCGAAGTGGTACGCTACGAACGTAAGTGGTTTTATCAAAAAATGCGCATACGCCCTGTAGAACATGCTTGAATCATCCAAGCTTAAGTGTTGAAATCActgtacaaatattttcaaataacttttaaatgatGGTAAGATGTTTAAATTGcaagcatttttttttataaaataaactttactAGTCAAGTTCGTTTCGAATATGATTGATCACCACCATAACTCACCTGAAACCTTGTAACTCTGTAATTTATTCATGTACGTCGCATTATCTGCTGTGGATTTGCATAAGGGGACGACGTCATCGCCAGTTTCAACATTGGGGCAAGGAATGATTTGCTTGTTTATCTAACGGTGGCGAAGACCTTATTATGACATGTGTTGATGTGGATTCAATAGAAATCGTCAGGGCTAAAAATGTTTATCGCCTGCGAAAGGCATTCTAACCAGAGGAAATAGTTATTATGGTTTTTATTGGGCGCAACTCAGTCTATAAATAAGTTCCTTGGGTGGTAATTGTTTGGTTTAGGTTAGCCAAGTTTAATAGGAGGTGTTATTTTTGGTTTCCAAATAGGCTTGGAGCGCGATAAGCATGACTTACGCAAATTATAGATTACAGAGCAAGTTACTTTGTAGAGTTACGAAATTTAATATATGTGGTTTATTAAGAAATTGTGATATCATTCAAATCAgctttttgaaaaaaaatgaaaatgaaaatgacga harbors:
- the CG5521 gene encoding uncharacterized protein, isoform A: MFTKKSHADVKKSTAKLQDSKKDSASRLRHLRMILDNVELEESKCLFETNYSHVYFILYDTFIQAEANLKQKVHKAHREELDGSLWLLEKILCLLPELLARRWQCHSLSRIMAKLLHLGNSPKLRREGVRYFLLWYQTLGENAPGYVHAMYADLIPGLIVPQKGVVGPDTEFSASDFLTHPNMKADGGMASVFHDNAFSHPVQSSEVVALLPPSSSEKSAPPDPRDGLEVLLNSMVHTAACLRWRDNRAQKDHRAFAFLLQRFMDVFLPVFSPNFDVSCSIYNPRLDLPVMRSINKKEEVMASCVVVLINWVSRFTHERLLSHRLDCTLHIEDVDQVRLHGYQQGLIVRDVLYVNRENINFVHEVYRQAFLLNFTSKPQIEAIRTAIAVYRDWMTGETPPPFLLEPNDDPPPPSNAGGTPRSQRLRTPSYVGAIAGSKDQLVVRAGRQNVLQVFVTNAANVFLVNTANLNICFPTRSRSYRSTPLEEQTEICKKVLNVYRTMVMNTEMDTRTWEQLLMVLLQVTSIVLHQNQHTLPSGTNKSATLGGILGSAIFQTLIVTWIRAHTKVPVNVLLWEKFLNVLQSLTHREELIIEWNKTIQTLTRVFSRYTYGINLLDLPLDRVAESRAEKRRRIGSVWQGSGSNSAANGGSAASAAISQNRQRESLAESSSSRSEETSSQVPLPNHPRPHHQHTQSQGGTGHGTRPIPLTPMLSRSYSEGSLASAARSSRIRRRRAATPKPKALQPSQLAENRINPQDLRRAMSLDSLARKGDAEETDSYQEGDNESGAGSRSPSPTASSGIEGGSIKDAQLQIDASLDDANSGSYGSGSNSGSISGRRCIILGGSAEGWHPDSTSIMWKRMLGALGDVNRIPKADLHAQVFMHLLEMTQNLIKIKQNQGISTDNQNTQPMPPLVPPIGIVAPWCYGSLSLDRSFKKGKLWALQLLCSLAIQGAVNMQQLPLFYHALHQLLTGEDRDLIYAILKHLEGPRLLSLLLPGHTLLLLDLVHASAILLTSLEVSRSTPRAEVAALLGSLLCYPSSLLTRSVLQPTPQKFELMECSDLQDHILNIVLRCARREPSAKARCIALSQLGQWLLMRLSQPLPASNSGRANLFQQAVPHHKDVHPKASSVYNPRIKEVLQVLLQALQFKHHTIAIVAVDSLKLCAERGRQLAAIERVPQLIITAICKALEIQSVTKPKDSDKVVLTSLMLCLGEFCMAIPAPIMLTPFNEQGDTLVLQVLRVLLQVASGAPRHERVKLTADDDFDMHIAHDDLQGDGRLPEATYQTSETIQKCITAIKLCAKAVSMHLVTHIGHFPMGIGASRLSSMVEEQDDIGNAAYGGQVETRRDSVELPSVVSAQNMQLFMLNSGLVASFIELPTLKLPGGGITAGLVTADKQVRVLMRDLNGKACWDASILYSEPRNAEEPPKTTPKIQHSQPLDSMATSMVTHTPSPRHTLRHRPAGVLPLAKDMAPDLDQLDDMLAYIGHTSPECVAPTVSQLNAPTASPLSGNQEAQAISVILNQRLLEQEFVTHSTQAPSPALRHASSNSSLQQPDQRSLHSTTASFDSLPTRTEMPFQYCRLLFSHLGLAGWERRSRTHLLQRSEKLMRELRNVDLQKCRETHKMAVIYVAAGQEDKGSILRNTSGSSTYEMFVSALGWEIDLETHNGFLGGLPRQGCGATAPYYATPFLEVVYHVATRMPSDSSEAMLLKTRHLGNDEVHIVWSEHNRDYRRDILPTEFCDVLIVVYPLRNGLFRVTVNRKPEVPWFGPLANESVVSGACLATLIRATAINASRTKRAALPLYQQFYEERNRSLDSVSSRYKESTTFEDFASRIYNPMPLSTLGTLRESNASSSAAPLASALLDHNRASVKGWVQASIDSGPIMGIAPSASAGSTAAMEAATGMSSASPRGPRKLGAPFKSVTKKHSLQHIAVGGGAGAGGDTPPESPTLPQRRFK